In a single window of the Pseudomonas oryzihabitans genome:
- the rssB gene encoding two-component system response regulator RssB: MSNSPATLLIIDDDEVVRLSLADYLEDSGFNVLQASNGQQGLEMFEREQPDLIICDLRMPQVDGLTLLRRISELSIDTPVLVLSGAGVMSDVVEALRLGAADYLIKPLEDLMVLEHSVNRALDRARLRLENDRYRVKLENTNRELQASLSLLQEDQNAGRHVQMNMLPVTPWETEGLNFAHEIIPSLYLSGDFVDYFRIDEHRVAFYLADVSGHGASSAFVTVLLKFMTTRLLYESKRNGTLPEFKPSDVLGHINRGLLDCKLGKHVTMLGGVIDETTGTLAYSIGGHLPLPVLHTPEETRFLLGKGLPVGLFQEATYNDHQMALPERFSLTLFSDGIFDLLPGDNLKEKEHSLPDYVRRAGGTLAGLSEALDLASVTEMPDDIALLVLSRNLA; encoded by the coding sequence ATGTCTAATTCGCCTGCCACGCTCTTGATCATTGACGATGACGAGGTGGTTCGCCTCAGTCTCGCCGACTATCTCGAAGACAGTGGCTTCAATGTCCTGCAAGCCAGCAATGGTCAGCAGGGCCTAGAGATGTTCGAGCGCGAACAGCCTGACCTCATTATCTGCGACCTGCGCATGCCGCAGGTCGACGGGCTGACGCTGCTGCGCCGCATCAGTGAGCTGTCCATCGATACGCCCGTGCTGGTGCTGTCCGGCGCCGGCGTCATGAGCGACGTCGTGGAAGCCCTGCGGCTAGGCGCGGCCGATTACCTGATCAAGCCACTTGAAGACCTGATGGTGCTCGAGCACTCGGTCAATCGGGCCCTGGATCGCGCCCGCCTGCGCCTGGAAAACGATCGCTATCGGGTCAAGCTGGAAAACACCAATCGCGAGCTGCAGGCCAGCCTGAGCCTGTTGCAGGAAGACCAGAACGCCGGGCGCCACGTGCAGATGAACATGCTGCCAGTGACGCCTTGGGAGACCGAGGGGCTGAACTTCGCCCACGAAATCATCCCCTCGCTCTATCTGTCCGGCGATTTCGTCGACTACTTTCGCATCGACGAACACCGGGTCGCTTTCTACCTGGCCGACGTCTCCGGTCATGGCGCCTCGTCGGCCTTCGTGACCGTGTTGCTCAAGTTCATGACCACGCGCCTGCTCTATGAGTCCAAGCGCAACGGCACGCTGCCCGAATTCAAGCCGTCGGATGTGCTCGGTCACATCAACAGGGGTCTACTGGATTGCAAATTGGGCAAGCACGTGACCATGCTGGGTGGCGTCATCGACGAAACCACGGGTACCCTGGCGTACAGCATCGGTGGCCATCTGCCTTTGCCTGTCCTGCACACGCCGGAAGAAACCCGCTTCCTGCTGGGCAAGGGGCTGCCGGTCGGCCTGTTCCAGGAGGCCACCTACAATGACCACCAGATGGCCTTGCCCGAGCGTTTCAGCCTGACCCTCTTTTCGGATGGCATCTTCGATCTGCTGCCGGGAGACAATTTGAAAGAGAAAGAACACAGCTTGCCCGACTACGTCCGCCGTGCTGGCGGTACACTGGCAGGCCTTAGCGAAGCCCTGGATCTGGCATCCGTTACCGAGATGCCTGACGATATCGCTTTGCTGGTGTTGAGCAGGAACCTGGCATGA
- a CDS encoding PilZ domain-containing protein — MSTIDRSYSEKRDFIRMHIDSKAVLKVGDASFEARCVDLSSTGFQIEAATSLQVGDKVTVVIPSSHAELPGLEADAEVLRIQASDSGKQLLGLSVLDMR, encoded by the coding sequence ATGAGTACCATTGACCGCTCTTACAGTGAAAAGCGCGATTTCATTCGCATGCACATCGACTCCAAGGCCGTACTGAAGGTGGGCGATGCCTCCTTCGAGGCGCGCTGCGTCGATTTGTCCAGCACCGGTTTCCAGATCGAGGCCGCCACCAGCCTGCAGGTCGGTGACAAGGTGACTGTCGTGATTCCCTCCAGCCATGCCGAACTCCCCGGACTGGAAGCGGATGCCGAGGTCCTGCGCATCCAGGCTAGCGATTCGGGCAAGCAGCTGCTTGGCCTGTCCGTGCTCGACATGCGCTAG
- a CDS encoding VacJ family lipoprotein encodes MMIERRGSRVWGALLVTALTFAGQAMAAEAENPDPWEGFNRKIFVFNDTLDTYALKPVAQGYQRFTPGFVQTGVSNFFNNLGDVRNLANDLLQGKVEHAGVDTARLLMNTTLGGLGLVDVATKAGLQRNDEDFGQTLGKWGAGSGPYLVLPFFGPSSIRDGLARVPDSYTSAYPYVDDVAVRNSAFALSTVDTRAGLLQAERLITGDKYVFIRNAYLQTREFKVKDGHVVDDF; translated from the coding sequence ATGATGATCGAGCGACGTGGTTCCAGGGTCTGGGGAGCGCTCCTTGTAACGGCCTTGACGTTCGCCGGTCAGGCGATGGCGGCTGAAGCCGAGAATCCCGATCCCTGGGAAGGTTTCAACCGCAAGATCTTCGTGTTCAACGATACCCTGGACACCTATGCCCTCAAGCCGGTCGCCCAGGGCTATCAGCGCTTCACTCCCGGCTTCGTGCAGACCGGTGTAAGCAACTTCTTCAACAACCTGGGTGACGTGCGCAACCTGGCCAACGACCTGCTGCAGGGCAAGGTCGAGCACGCCGGGGTCGATACGGCGCGCCTGCTGATGAATACCACCCTGGGTGGTCTTGGCCTGGTAGACGTGGCGACCAAGGCCGGCCTGCAGCGCAACGACGAAGACTTCGGCCAGACCCTGGGCAAGTGGGGCGCCGGTAGCGGTCCTTACCTGGTCCTGCCGTTCTTTGGCCCCAGCAGCATACGTGATGGCCTGGCCCGGGTACCGGACAGCTACACCAGTGCCTATCCCTATGTCGATGATGTGGCCGTGCGTAACAGCGCCTTCGCCCTCAGCACCGTCGATACCCGTGCCGGTCTGCTGCAGGCCGAGCGCCTGATCACTGGCGACAAGTACGTGTTCATTCGCAACGCCTATCTGCAGACCCGCGAATTCAAGGTCAAGGATGGTCACGTGGTCGACGACTTCTAG
- a CDS encoding DUF4404 family protein produces MTTSHLQEQLDHLRHQLDQDPPASPEDREELELLIRDIEFQLANEDATHTRDGSLVEGVNLAVERFEVSHPTMAGTLRSIMNSLSSMGI; encoded by the coding sequence ATGACCACCTCTCATTTGCAGGAACAGCTCGACCACCTCCGCCACCAGCTGGACCAGGATCCGCCCGCCTCGCCCGAGGATCGGGAAGAACTGGAACTGCTGATCCGGGACATCGAATTCCAGCTGGCTAACGAAGATGCCACCCATACCCGGGATGGCAGCCTGGTGGAAGGCGTCAATCTGGCCGTGGAGCGTTTCGAGGTCAGTCACCCCACCATGGCCGGCACGCTGCGTTCGATCATGAACAGCCTGAGCAGCATGGGCATCTGA
- the queF gene encoding NADPH-dependent 7-cyano-7-deazaguanine reductase QueF (Catalyzes the NADPH-dependent reduction of 7-cyano-7-deazaguanine (preQ0) to 7-aminomethyl-7-deazaguanine (preQ1) in queuosine biosynthesis): MHSVEQSPLGKSTEYVSQYAPTLLYPIPRAPKWAELGLHGQSLPFRGVDVWTCYELSWLLPSGKPVVAIAEFAIPADSPNIIESKSFKLYLNSLNQSVFASMAELEAVLVKDLSEAAGGAVGVSLVSLDAWTTRGVQRPDGQCVDDLDVSVDRYAHPQADLLSVGEARDSQRFYSHLLKSNCPVTGQPDWGTVVVEYAEGLALDPESLLRYLVAFRQHADFHEQCVERIYLDLWRLLKPVKLTVFARYVRRGGLDINPYRSSDAIQPAAERYVRQ, from the coding sequence ATGCATAGCGTAGAACAATCGCCCCTGGGCAAAAGCACCGAGTACGTCAGCCAGTACGCGCCGACGCTGCTCTATCCGATCCCGCGCGCGCCCAAGTGGGCGGAGCTGGGCCTGCACGGGCAGAGCCTGCCGTTTCGCGGTGTGGATGTCTGGACCTGTTACGAGCTGTCCTGGCTGCTGCCTTCCGGCAAGCCGGTGGTGGCCATTGCCGAATTCGCCATCCCGGCCGATTCGCCGAACATCATTGAATCCAAGTCGTTCAAGCTGTACCTCAACTCCCTGAACCAGTCGGTGTTCGCCAGCATGGCCGAACTCGAAGCCGTACTGGTCAAGGACCTGAGCGAAGCAGCCGGCGGTGCTGTGGGCGTCAGCCTGGTATCGCTGGATGCCTGGACGACCCGGGGTGTGCAGCGCCCGGACGGCCAGTGCGTCGATGATCTGGATGTCAGCGTGGATCGCTACGCCCACCCGCAGGCGGACCTGCTGAGCGTGGGTGAAGCACGCGATAGTCAGAGGTTCTACAGCCATCTGCTCAAGTCGAATTGCCCTGTCACCGGACAGCCTGACTGGGGCACCGTGGTGGTGGAGTACGCAGAGGGGCTGGCGCTGGATCCGGAAAGCTTGCTGCGCTACCTGGTCGCCTTCCGTCAGCATGCGGACTTTCACGAACAGTGTGTCGAGCGCATCTATCTGGATCTGTGGCGGCTACTGAAGCCGGTGAAGCTGACGGTGTTCGCCCGCTATGTGCGGCGCGGTGGGCTGGACATCAATCCCTACCGAAGCAGTGACGCCATCCAGCCCGCCGCCGAGCGCTACGTACGGCAGTGA
- a CDS encoding ABC transporter permease, giving the protein MSTEFQANMVALRTIVHREVRRFTRIWAQTLLPPAITMVLYFVIFGNLIGNRIGGMGGFTYMQYIVPGLIMMSVITNAYSNVVSSFFSSKFQRSVEELLVSPVSPHVILIGYAMGGILRGLAVAAIVSLLSLFFTNMQVHHLGIMLLVIVLTAAIFALGGFINAVYARNFDDISIVPTFVLTPLTYLGGVFYSIDLLPAFWQKVSLVNPILHMVNAFRYGILGVSDIRIGVAIAFMLCAVVVLYLVSIRLLVSGRGMRH; this is encoded by the coding sequence ATGAGTACCGAATTCCAAGCCAACATGGTGGCGCTGCGGACCATCGTCCATCGCGAAGTGCGTCGCTTCACCCGCATCTGGGCGCAGACGCTGCTGCCTCCGGCGATCACTATGGTCCTGTATTTCGTGATCTTCGGGAACCTGATCGGCAATCGCATCGGCGGCATGGGTGGCTTCACCTACATGCAGTACATCGTGCCGGGCCTGATCATGATGTCGGTGATCACCAATGCCTACAGCAACGTGGTCTCCAGCTTCTTCAGCAGCAAGTTCCAGCGCTCCGTGGAAGAACTGCTGGTCTCGCCGGTGTCGCCGCACGTTATCCTCATCGGCTATGCCATGGGCGGCATCCTGCGCGGCCTTGCCGTGGCGGCCATCGTCAGCCTGCTGTCGTTGTTCTTCACCAACATGCAGGTGCACCACCTGGGCATCATGCTGCTGGTGATCGTCCTTACCGCGGCGATCTTTGCCCTGGGCGGCTTCATCAACGCCGTCTACGCACGCAACTTTGACGACATCTCCATCGTACCGACCTTCGTACTGACGCCCCTGACCTACCTGGGCGGGGTCTTCTATTCCATCGACCTGCTGCCGGCCTTCTGGCAGAAGGTGTCGCTGGTCAATCCGATCCTGCACATGGTCAACGCCTTCCGCTACGGCATCCTCGGGGTGTCCGACATCCGTATCGGGGTGGCGATCGCCTTCATGCTGTGCGCCGTGGTCGTGCTTTATCTGGTCAGCATCCGTCTGCTCGTGAGCGGGCGCGGCATGCGTCATTGA
- a CDS encoding ABC transporter ATP-binding protein yields the protein MSLALSIRGLTKTYNNGFTALKGIDLDVVEGDFFALLGPNGAGKSTTIGILSTLVNKSGGEVSVFGNDLDKDPAGLKRCLGVVPQEFNFNQFEKAFDIVVTQAGYYGIPARIAGERAEEYLTQLGLWDKRDTPSRMLSGGMKRRLMIARALIHKPRLLILDEPTAGVDIELRRSMWSFLTELNRQGTSIILTTHYLEEAEHLCRNIAIIDHGELVEHTSMRKLLQKLNVETFIVDVVQPLTVAPQLEGYPAKLLGDHSFEVQIDKASGVNALFRQLDAAGIQVQSLRNKANRLEELFVSLVEKNLAKVAR from the coding sequence ATGAGTCTAGCTCTCTCCATTCGTGGTCTGACCAAGACCTACAACAACGGCTTCACCGCCCTCAAGGGAATCGACCTGGATGTGGTCGAAGGTGATTTCTTCGCGCTGCTCGGTCCGAACGGGGCGGGCAAGTCGACTACGATCGGCATCCTCTCGACCCTGGTCAACAAGTCGGGTGGTGAGGTGTCCGTGTTCGGCAACGACCTGGACAAGGATCCCGCAGGCCTCAAGCGCTGCCTGGGCGTGGTGCCCCAGGAATTCAACTTCAACCAGTTCGAGAAGGCCTTCGACATCGTCGTCACCCAGGCCGGTTACTACGGCATTCCCGCGCGGATCGCCGGTGAACGCGCCGAGGAGTACCTCACCCAGCTCGGGCTGTGGGACAAGCGCGATACGCCCTCGCGCATGCTCTCCGGCGGTATGAAGCGTCGCCTGATGATTGCTCGCGCCCTGATCCACAAACCACGTCTGCTGATCCTCGACGAACCCACCGCCGGGGTCGACATCGAGCTGCGCCGCTCCATGTGGAGTTTCCTCACCGAGCTGAACAGGCAGGGGACCAGCATCATCCTCACCACTCACTACCTCGAAGAAGCCGAGCACCTCTGTCGCAACATCGCCATCATCGACCATGGCGAGCTGGTCGAGCACACCAGCATGCGCAAGCTCCTGCAGAAGCTCAACGTCGAGACCTTCATCGTGGACGTGGTCCAGCCGCTGACGGTGGCGCCGCAGCTGGAAGGCTATCCGGCCAAGCTGTTGGGCGATCACTCCTTCGAGGTGCAGATCGACAAGGCCAGCGGGGTCAATGCCCTGTTCCGTCAGCTGGACGCTGCCGGCATCCAGGTCCAGAGCCTGAGAAACAAAGCCAATCGCCTGGAGGAGCTGTTCGTCTCCCTGGTGGAAAAGAATCTAGCCAAGGTCGCCCGATGA
- a CDS encoding PA2817 family protein yields MATSYLAHHVALLAQLRAVLADVGAAEQVPSENHALFLDRFDELVAGLPQAPEEYAYLGQDLLSQIFSRYPQIAHRVPRDLLWFFGGDCLHFMPDEELALYQRLDERRHEAESRGEAFDWEQEQRLLTLPEDAARH; encoded by the coding sequence ATGGCCACTTCCTATCTCGCCCACCACGTCGCCCTCCTCGCCCAGCTGCGTGCGGTCTTGGCCGACGTCGGCGCGGCCGAGCAGGTGCCCTCGGAGAACCACGCGCTGTTCCTCGACCGCTTCGATGAGCTGGTCGCCGGACTGCCCCAGGCGCCCGAAGAGTACGCCTATCTCGGCCAGGATCTGCTCAGCCAGATCTTCAGCCGCTATCCGCAGATCGCCCACCGGGTACCGCGCGACCTGCTGTGGTTCTTTGGCGGCGATTGCCTGCACTTCATGCCGGATGAAGAGCTGGCGCTCTACCAGCGGCTGGACGAGCGTCGCCACGAGGCGGAATCCCGCGGCGAAGCCTTCGACTGGGAGCAGGAACAGCGCCTGCTGACCCTGCCGGAAGACGCAGCGCGTCACTGA
- the nfuA gene encoding Fe-S biogenesis protein NfuA yields MSAITITDAAQDYLADLLEKQNTPGIGIRIFITQPGTQYAETCIAYCKPGEEKPDDQPIGLKSFTAYIDAISQPFLEDALVDYASDRMGGQLTIKAPNAKVPMVNEDSPLNERVDYYLQTEINPGLASHGGMVSLVDIVDDNVAVLRFGGGCQGCGQVDLTLKDGVERTLLERIPELTAVRDVTDHTNRENAYY; encoded by the coding sequence ATGAGCGCCATCACCATTACCGACGCGGCTCAGGATTACCTGGCTGATCTGTTGGAAAAGCAGAACACCCCTGGGATCGGTATCCGCATCTTCATTACCCAGCCTGGCACCCAGTACGCCGAGACCTGTATCGCCTACTGCAAGCCTGGTGAAGAGAAGCCCGATGACCAGCCCATCGGGCTGAAGAGCTTTACCGCCTATATCGACGCCATCAGCCAGCCCTTCCTCGAAGACGCCCTGGTGGATTACGCCTCCGATCGCATGGGCGGCCAGCTGACCATCAAGGCGCCCAACGCCAAGGTGCCCATGGTCAACGAGGACAGCCCGCTCAACGAGCGTGTCGACTACTACCTGCAAACCGAGATCAATCCGGGGCTCGCCAGCCACGGCGGCATGGTCAGCCTGGTCGACATCGTCGACGACAACGTGGCCGTGCTGCGTTTTGGCGGTGGCTGCCAGGGTTGTGGCCAGGTCGACCTGACCCTCAAGGACGGCGTCGAACGCACCTTGCTGGAGCGTATCCCCGAGCTCACCGCCGTACGTGACGTGACCGACCATACCAACCGCGAAAACGCCTACTACTAA
- a CDS encoding sensor domain-containing diguanylate cyclase, translated as MAAQIDINELHWLLDIVQNIDVGVVVLDLDYRIEVWNSFMENHSGRILSEVSQQSLFAVFAEIDEAWFRAKAESVVLLGTRAFSIWEQRPYLVHFKSYQPITGVEAFMYQNVTLLPLRDSTGAIAHICVVIYDVTDVAINKRQLEFSNDKLQELSRTDRLTGLANRGYWEERLTEEFARHQRYGGRLALMMLDIDHFKRINDTYGHAVGDQAIKALAGVIKTHVRNADIAGRYGGEEFGVVLLDTAVEGARLLAERLREAVEAMRLDVLGTPVAFTISIGITDLSVPLGNHEQMIQQADKALYESKHGGRNRVSSFVQRLD; from the coding sequence ATGGCCGCACAGATCGATATCAACGAACTCCATTGGCTGCTGGACATCGTGCAGAACATCGATGTCGGCGTCGTGGTGCTGGACCTCGACTACCGCATCGAGGTCTGGAACAGCTTCATGGAAAACCATTCCGGTCGGATTCTCAGCGAGGTCAGCCAGCAATCGCTGTTCGCGGTCTTCGCTGAAATCGACGAGGCCTGGTTTCGCGCCAAGGCTGAAAGCGTGGTCCTGCTCGGCACCCGGGCTTTCTCCATCTGGGAGCAGCGGCCTTACCTGGTGCACTTCAAGAGCTACCAGCCGATCACCGGCGTAGAGGCCTTCATGTACCAGAACGTGACGCTGCTGCCATTGCGTGACTCCACCGGCGCCATCGCCCATATCTGCGTGGTGATCTACGACGTCACCGATGTCGCCATCAACAAGCGGCAACTGGAGTTCTCCAACGACAAGCTGCAGGAGCTGTCGCGCACCGACCGTCTCACTGGCCTGGCCAATCGGGGCTACTGGGAAGAACGCCTTACGGAGGAGTTCGCCCGTCACCAGCGTTATGGCGGTCGTCTGGCGCTGATGATGCTCGACATCGATCACTTCAAGCGTATCAACGACACCTATGGCCATGCCGTCGGTGACCAGGCGATCAAGGCCCTGGCCGGGGTGATCAAGACCCACGTGCGCAACGCCGACATCGCCGGGCGCTACGGTGGCGAGGAATTCGGCGTGGTGCTGCTCGATACGGCGGTGGAGGGTGCCCGGCTGCTCGCCGAACGCCTGCGCGAGGCTGTGGAGGCCATGCGTCTCGACGTGCTGGGCACACCCGTCGCCTTCACCATCAGCATCGGCATCACGGACCTGTCCGTGCCGTTGGGTAATCACGAACAGATGATCCAGCAGGCGGACAAGGCGCTCTATGAATCCAAGCATGGCGGGCGCAATCGGGTGAGCAGCTTCGTTCAGCGGCTGGACTGA
- a CDS encoding response regulator, with product MAVIPLVICDDSNMARKQLVRSLPEGWGVAITQATNGEEALAALRQGLGQVMLLDLTMPILDGYGTLAAIRNEGLAVKVIVVSGDVQEQALARVRELGALDFIRKPADPGELAAVLQRHGLYTPNPAVPAEPVERPELQVSFRDAFREVVNVSMGRAGALLAKALDVFVQLPIPNVNILEVSELHMTLVDAQREDRLSAVCQGYIGEGIAGEALLIFHDSEFDDMARLVRWREAGESGDIEMLLDLSSIIIGACLAGIAEQFDIRFSQGHPTILGHHASIDELIVINKTRWKKTLAVELSYSLEGHNVHFDLLLLFTEDSVKRITRKIGYLMN from the coding sequence GTGGCCGTGATTCCTCTGGTGATATGCGATGACTCGAACATGGCGCGCAAGCAGCTGGTTCGCTCCTTGCCTGAAGGCTGGGGAGTAGCCATCACCCAGGCCACCAATGGCGAAGAAGCCCTGGCGGCGCTGCGTCAGGGGCTGGGCCAGGTCATGCTGCTGGACCTGACAATGCCGATCCTGGATGGCTATGGCACGTTGGCGGCCATCCGCAATGAAGGCCTGGCCGTCAAGGTGATCGTGGTCTCCGGCGACGTCCAGGAACAGGCGCTGGCGCGGGTTCGCGAACTGGGTGCCCTGGACTTCATTCGCAAGCCCGCGGATCCCGGTGAATTGGCCGCGGTGCTCCAGCGGCATGGTCTTTACACCCCCAATCCCGCGGTTCCAGCGGAGCCGGTCGAGCGTCCCGAACTGCAGGTCAGTTTCCGCGATGCCTTCCGCGAGGTCGTCAACGTCTCCATGGGGCGCGCGGGTGCCCTGCTGGCCAAGGCGCTGGATGTCTTCGTCCAGCTGCCCATTCCGAACGTCAACATCCTGGAAGTCAGCGAGCTGCATATGACGCTGGTGGATGCGCAGCGCGAGGATAGGCTCAGTGCGGTGTGCCAGGGCTACATCGGCGAGGGTATCGCCGGCGAGGCGCTGCTGATCTTCCACGACTCCGAGTTCGATGACATGGCGCGCCTGGTGCGCTGGCGCGAGGCGGGCGAGTCCGGCGACATCGAGATGCTGCTGGATCTGTCGAGCATCATCATCGGTGCCTGCCTGGCCGGCATCGCCGAACAGTTCGACATCCGCTTCTCCCAAGGGCACCCCACCATCCTCGGTCATCACGCGTCCATCGACGAACTCATCGTCATCAACAAGACGCGCTGGAAGAAGACCCTGGCCGTCGAGCTCAGCTACAGCCTGGAAGGCCATAACGTCCACTTCGATCTGCTGCTGCTGTTCACCGAGGACTCGGTGAAGCGCATCACGCGCAAGATCGGCTACCTGATGAATTGA